The Archocentrus centrarchus isolate MPI-CPG fArcCen1 chromosome 12, fArcCen1, whole genome shotgun sequence genome includes a window with the following:
- the brcc3 gene encoding lys-63-specific deubiquitinase produces MAVSAVHLESDAFLVCMNHALSTEKEEVMGLCIGEVEVSRIVHIHSVIILRRSDKRKDRVEISPEQLSAASTEAERLADITGRPMRVVGWYHSHPHITVWPSHVDVRTQAMYQMLDQFFVGLIFSCFIEDKNTKTGRVLYTCFQSVQAQKGSEYERVEIPIHVLPREAIGKVCLESAVELPRILCQEEQDTYRKIHSLAHLDPVTKIHNGSVFTKNLCSQMSAVSGPLLQWLEDRLEQNKQSILELQREKEKLMQELAAL; encoded by the coding sequence ATGGCGGTGAGCGCCGTCCACCTGGAGTCCGACGCCTTTCTGGTGTGCATGAACCACGCGCTGAGCACGGAGAAGGAGGAGGTGATGGGTCTGTGTATCGGGGAGGTGGAGGTCTCCCGTATCGTCCACATCCACTCCGTCATCATTCTCCGCCGCTCCGACAAGAGGAAGGACCGGGTGGAGATCTCCCCGGAGCAGCTGTCAGCGGCCTCCACGGAGGCGGAGCGGCTGGCGGACATTACCGGTAGGCCGATGCGAGTGGTCGGCTGGTACCACTCCCACCCGCACATCACCGTGTGGCCCTCCCACGTCGACGTGCGGACCCAGGCCATGTACCAGATGCTGGACCAGTTTTTCGTGGGCCTCATCTTCTCCTGCTTCATCGAGGATAAGAACACGAAGACGGGCCGGGTGCTGTACACCTGCTTCCAGTCCGTGCAGGCGCAGAAGGGCTCCGAGTACGAGCGCGTGGAGATCCCCATCCACGTCTTGCCCCGCGAGGCCATCGGAAAGGTGTGCCTGGAGTCGGCCGTGGAGCTGCCGCGGATCCTGTGCCAGGAGGAGCAGGACACCTACCGTAAGATCCACAGCCTGGCGCACCTGGACCCCGTCACCAAGATCCACAACGGCTCCGTGTTCACCAAGAACCTGTGCAGCCAGATGTCGGCGGTGAGCGGGCCGCTGCTGCAGTGGCTGGAGGACCGGCTGGAGCAGAACAAGCAGAGTATCTTGGAGCTGCAGCGGGAGAAGGAGAAGCTGATGCAGGAGCTGGCAGCTTTGTGA
- the LOC115789476 gene encoding E3 ubiquitin/ISG15 ligase TRIM25-like: MAQQQNRVDKKKLCCSICLDLLKDPVTIPCGHSYCMSCVQSHWDEEAQKGIHSCPQCRQTFVLRPALVKNTMLADLVEELKKTELQAAPADHCYAGPGDVACDFCTGRKLKAIKSCLQCLVSYCEQHLQPHYESPAFEKHKLIKPSEKLQKNICSRHGKEMKLFCHADQECICLLCAMDEHKLHDTVLASEERGRRQTELASSRQKIQKRIQERENDVKVLQQETDAINHFADKALKKSEKIFTQLLHLIKSTSSDVKRQIKSQQKTEISRAKELQDKLQQELSQLRRRDAELEQLSHTKDHTTFLQNYSSLSCVSQSADSPSINIYLLHYFEDVTAAVCKAKEKLQAILTDTCTKISSMEKEVSVSLPQGEPKTRAECLQHSQELTLDPNTANTQLSLSEGNRKATVMSETQPYPSHRDRFTDMFQVLSRDSLSGRHYWEVERKSYEVSLAVAYKDMSRTGFESGFGNDDKSWALECFRHSYQFRHNAASTLIIGPQSSKIGVYLDHGAGILSFYSVSDPLTLLHRVQTTFTQPLYQGLGVFATFEAAAAELCRLKSTQV, from the coding sequence ATGGCACAGCAACAAAACCGAGTAGACAAGAAAAAGCTCTGCTGTTCGATCTGTTTGGATCTGCTGAAGGATCCGGTGACTATTCCCTGTGGGCACAGCTACTGCATGAGCTGCGTTCAAAGCCACTGGGATGAGGAAGCTCAGAAAGGAATCCACAGCTGtcctcagtgcagacagaccTTTGTACTGAGGCCTGCTCTGGTGAAAAACACCATGTTGGCTGATTtagtggaggagctgaagaagactgaacTCCAAGCCGCTCCTgctgatcactgctatgctggacctggagatgtggcctgtgatttctgcactgggaggaagctgaaagccATCAAGTCCTGTCTGCAGTGTCTGGTCTCTTACTGTGagcagcacctccagcctcactATGAATCCCCTGCCTTTGAGAAACACAAGCTCATCAAACCCTCAGAGAAGCTCCAGAAGAACATCTGCTCTCGTCACGGTAAAGAGATGAAGCTTTTCTGCCACGCAGATCAGGAGTGTATCTGCCTTCTCTGTGCCATGGATGAACACAAACTCCACGACACGGTCTTGGCCTCGGAAGAACGCGGTAGACGACAGACGGAGCTTGCGTCAAGTCGACAAAAGATTCAGAAGAGAATCCAGGAGAGAGAGAACGATGTGAAGGTGCTTCAGCAGGAGACAGACGCCATCAACCACTTTGCTGATAAAGCTCTGAAGAAAAGCGAGAAGATATTCACTCAGTTGCTTCATCTCATCAAAAGCACAAGCTCTGATGTGAAGCGGCAGATCAAATCCCAGCAGAAGACAGAAATCAGTCGGGCCAAAGAGCTTCAGGACAAGCTGCAGCAGGAGCTCAGCCAGCTGAGGAGAAGAGATGCTGAGCTGGAGCAGCTGTCACACACGAAAGACCACACGACTTTTCTTCAAAATTACTCCTCCTTGTCATGCGTAAGTCAGTCTGCAGACTCACCCAGCATTAACATCTATCTTCTGCATtactttgaggatgtgacagcagctgtgtgcaaagccaaagaaaaacttcaggCCATTCTTACCGATACCTGCACCAAGATCTCATCGATGGAGAAGGAAGTTAGTGTTTCACTGCCACAAGGAGAGCCTAAGACCAGAGCAGAATGTTTACAACACTCACAAGAACtcacactggatccaaacacagcaaacacacaactgTCGCTATCTGAAGGGAACAGAAAGGCAACAGTGATGAGTGAGACGCAGCCATATCCCAGCCATCGAGACAGGTTCACTGACATGTTTCAGGTCCTGAGCAGAGACAGCCTGAGTGGACGTcattactgggaggtggagaggAAGTCGTATGAAGTTTCATTAGCAGTCGCCTACAAAGACATGAGCAGAACAGGGTTTGAAAGTGGATTTGGAAATGATGACAAGTCCTGGGCTTTAGAGTGTTTTAGGCATAGTTATCAGTTCAGACATAACGCTGCCAGCACTTTAATCATAGGCCCTCAGTCGTCCAAAATAGGCGTGTACCTGGATCACGGCGCAGGTATTCTGTCCTTCTATAGCGTCTCTGACCCCctgactctcctccacagagtccagaccacattcactcagccgctCTATCAGGGTCTTGGTGTTTTTGCTACttttgaagctgctgctgctgagctctgCAGGCTCAAGTCAACACAAGTATAG
- the LOC115789814 gene encoding tripartite motif-containing protein 16-like: MAQQGVQIDGDKLSCAICLDLLKEPVTLPCGHSYCMNCIQRHFDEEDQKHIHSCPQCRQTFIPRPALKKSTMLADLVEELKKTGLQAAPADHCYAGPKDVACDVCTGRKLKATKSCLHCVVSYCEQHLQPHHTVAALKKHKLVDPSQNLQEIVCPRHNEVMKIFCRTDQKCICYLCPIDEHKGHETVPASEERTERQRELNPCRGKIQERIQEREKDVNGIQQEVEAINHSADKAVRHTEKLFNELILLIQKRCSDIKQQIRTQQETEVNRAKELVEELEEEVTQLNRKDVELEKLSHTEDHTQFLNMFPSLTDLSESSESRCPTPRPLRYFNETEAAVSEMNDILQSILQKGWKKVSQKVTDVDVLLPQPEPKTRAEFLQFSKQLTLDPNTANVHLLMSEDRRGVKYVSRKQAYPRHPERFMKRSQVLSRERLTGRRYWEVEWSGYGIYVAVAYKSIMRTGDESEFGNNDKSWALRCSSGQFEFTHKKKCEWLPGHQSSRIGVYLDHRAGTLSFYGVSNTMSLLHRVQTTFTEPLYAGLRAYNFLGADSSAVFSELQLPEALTE, from the coding sequence ATGGCACAGCAAGGAGTTCAGATTGATGGCGACAAACTCAGCTGCGCgatctgtttggatctactgaaggaGCCGGTGACTCttccctgtggacacagctactgcatgaactgtattCAAAGGCACTTTGATGAAGAGGATCAGAAACACatccacagctgccctcagtgcagacagaccTTCATACCGAGGCCTGCTCTGAAGAAAAGCACCATGTTGGCAGATTtagtggaggagctgaagaagactggactccaagctgctcctgctgatcactgctatgctggacctaaagatgtggcctgtgatgtctgcactgggaggaagctgaaagccACCAAGTCCTGTCTGCACTGTGTGGTCTCTTACTGTGagcagcacctccagcctcatCATACTGTAGCTgcattaaagaaacacaaactgGTCGATCCGTCCCAGAACCTCCAGGAGATCGTCTGCCCTCGCCACAATGAGGTGATGAAGATCTTCTGCCGCACTGATCAGAAGTGTATCTGTTATCTGTGCCCCATAGATGAACATAAAGGCCATGAAACAGTCCCAGCTTCAGAAGAAAGGACTGAAAGGCAGAGAGAGCTCAACCCATGTCGTGGAAAAATTCAGGAGAGAAttcaggagagagaaaaggatgTGAATGGGATTCAGCAGGAGGTGGAAGCCATTAATCACTCTGCTGATAAAGCTGTGAGGCACACTGAGAAGCTCTTTAATGAGCTGATCCTCCTCATCCAGAAGAGATGCTCTGATATCAAGCAGCAGATCAGAacccagcaggaaactgaagtgaatCGAGCCAAAGAGCTtgtggaagagctggaggaggaagtCACTCAACTGAACAGAAAAGACGTGGAACTGGAGAAGCTCTCTCACACAGAGGATCACACCCAGTTTCTGAACATGTTTCCATCGCTCACAGATCTCAGTGAATCTTCCGAATCACGATGCCCCACACCCCGTCCTCTGCGTTACTTTAATGAAACGGAAGCTGCTGTATCAGAGATGAATGATATACTGCAGAGCATTCTCCAGAAGGGATGGAAAAAAGTCTCACAGAAAGTGACTGATGTCGACGTGCTGCTGCCACAACCAGAGCCCAAAACCAGAGCTGAATTCTTACAGTTTTCAAAGCAGCtcacactggatccaaacactGCAAACGTGCATCTGTTAATGTCTGAAGACAGAAGAGGAGTGAAATATGTGAGTAGAAAGCAGGCGTATCCTCGTCACCCTGAGAGGTTCATGAAGAGGTCTCAGGTCCTGAGCAGAGAACGTCTGACCGGACGGCggtactgggaggtggagtggagcgGGTATGGTATTTATGTAGCAGTCGCGTACAAAAGCATCATGAGAACAGGGGATGAAAGTGAATTTGGGAATAATGATAAGTCTTGGGCATTAAGGTGTTCTTCCGGTCAATTTGAATtcactcataaaaaaaaatgtgaatggcTACCAGGCCATCAGTCCTCCAGGATAGGAGTGTACCTGGACCACAGAGCAGGTACTCTGTCCTTCTACGGCGTCTCTAACACCATGAgtctcctccacagagtccagaccacattcactgagCCGCTCTACGCCGGACTGAGAGCTTATAATTTCTTAGGTGCAGACTCCTCTGCTGTGTTTAGTGAGCTGCAGCTTCCAGAAGCTCTGACAGAATGA
- the LOC115789760 gene encoding E3 ubiquitin/ISG15 ligase TRIM25-like, producing MAKREIKAFGDKLCCSICLDLLKDPVTIPCGHNYCMNCIKGCWDGEDQKHTHSCPQCRRTFIPRPALAKNTMLAELVEEMKKTGLQAAPADHCYAGPGDVSCDFCTGRKLKAIKSCLQCVVSYCEQHLQPHYNVAALKKHILVSPSENLQENICTNHNEVMKIFCRTDQQCICYLCSIDEHRDHCIVSAATEKNERQKELKLCHEKIHQKIKDREADVMVFQQRMEAINYSADEAVRDSEKIFNELMLLIEKRSSDIKQQIRSQQETELNRTRELLQQVQQELSELKRKDVQLEELSHTEDLIRFLHTFPSLSYICESTLYKAPRITLPPMAYFKDVVGAVSEMKDELQRMLSDRWQKRSQTEHSLTLCLREEMAKREIKVVGDKLCCAICLDLLKEPVTIPCGHTYCMKCIKRHFDEEDQKQIYRCPQCRQTFVPRPALVKNTTLAGLVEEMKKTGLQAALSDHCYSGPEYVACDFCIGRKLKAIKSCLQCVVSYCEQHLQLHHNATALKKHKLVDPLKKLQKNICPHHNEVMKIFCRTDQQCICYLCSLDGHKGHGTIPASVERTERQKELKSRREKIQQRIKDREEAVMVFLQEVDAINHSADKAVSDSEKILKQLFFLIKKKTCDIQQQIRSQQETEVNRAKEVLEKLQQELSELKRKDAELEQLSHTEDHTQFLHMFPLISNLRESAMVPSAKSSPLLDFEDVVAALSELKDKLQNVLQEGWQKGSQTVMGVDVLLPPPEPQTRAEFLQFSTQLTLDPNTVNTRLLLSERNRRVTFVSKKQVYPAHSERFMNRSQVLSRERLTGRHYWEVEWSGFGIYVAVAYKSISRAGGESEFGNNSKSWALACSYKYEFTHDKYYTSISGCPSSRIGVFLDHRAGILSFYSISETMTLLHREQTAFTQPLYAGLRAYHFLGSESSAVFCGVQQSETAPQ from the exons ATGGCAAAGCGAGAAATTAAGGCTTTTGGTGACAAACTCTGCTGTTCGATCTGTTTGGATCTGCTGAAGGATCCGGTGACTATTCCCTGTGGACACAACTACTGTATGAACTGTATTAAAGGCTGCTGGGATGGAGAGGATCAGAAGCACACCCACAGCTGTCCTCAGTGCAGACGGACCTTCATACCAAGGCCTGCTCTGGCGAAAAACACCATGTTAGCAGAGTTAGtggaggagatgaagaagactggactccaagctgctcctgctgatcactgctatgctggaccTGGAGATGTGAGCTGTGATTTCTGcactgggaggaagctgaaagccATCAAGTCCTGTCTGCAGTGTGTGGTCTCTTACTGTGagcagcacctccagcctcatTACAATGTAGCTGCATTAAAGAAACACATACTGGTCAGCCCCTCTGAGAATCTTCAGGAGAACATCTGCACTAATCACaatgaggtgatgaagattttctgcCGCACTGATCAGCAGTGTATCTGTTATCTGTGCTCCATAGATGAACATAGAGACCACTGCATCGTCTCAGCTGCCACTGAAAAGAATGAGAGGCAGAAAGAGCTGAAACTGTGTCATGAAAAAATTCATCAGAAAATCAAGGACAGGGAGGCAGATGTGATGGTGTTCCAACAGCGGATGGAGGCCATCAATTACTCTGCTGATGAAGCAGTGAGGGACAGTGAGAAGATCTTCAATGAGCTGATGCTCCTCATTGAGAAGAGAAGCTCTGATATcaagcagcagatcagatcccagcaggaaactgaacTAAACAGAACCAGAGAGCTTTTACAACAAGTCCAACAAGAGCTCAGtgaactgaaaagaaaagatgttCAACTGGAAGAGCTCTCTCACACAGAGGATCTTATCAGGTTTCTGCACACATTCCCATCGCTCTCATATATTTGTGAATCCACCTTATATAAGGCACCTcgcatcacacttcctcctatGGCGTACTTTAAGGATGTGGTGGGAGCTGTATCAGAGATGAAGGATGAACTACAGCGCATGCTTTCTGACAGATGGCAAAAACGTTCACAGACA GAGCATTCACTGACTCTTTGTCTACGAGAAGAAATGGCAAAGCGAGAAATTAAGGTTGTTGGGGACAAACTCTGCTGCGCgatctgtttggatctactgaaggaGCCGGTGACTATTCCCTGCGGACACACCTACTGTATGAAGTGtattaaaaggcattttgatGAAGAGGATCAGAAACAAATCTACAGATGccctcagtgcagacagaccTTCGTACCGAGGCCTGCTCTGGTGAAAAACACCACGTTGGCAGGTTTAGtggaggagatgaagaagactggactccaagctgcACTTTCTGATCACTGCTACAGTGGACCTGAATATGTAGCCTGTGATTTTTGCAttgggaggaagctgaaagccATCAAGTCCTGTCTGCAGTGTGTGGTCTCTTACTGTGAGCAGCACCTTCAGCTTCATCACAACGCAACTgcattaaagaaacacaaactgGTCGACCCATTGAAGAAGCTTCAGAAGAACATCTGCCCTCACCACAATGAGGTGATGAAGATCTTCTGCCGCACTGATCAGCAGTGTATCTGTTATCTGTGCTCCTTAGATGGACATAAAGGTCATGGAACGATCCCAGCTTCAGTAGAAAGGACTGAAAGGCAGAAAGAGCTGAAGTCACGTCGTGAAAAAATTCAGCAGAGAATCAAGGACAGAGAGGAAGCTGTGATGGTGTTTCTGCAGGAGGTAGATGCCATCAATCACTCTGCTGACAAAGCTGTGAGTGACAGCGAGAAGATACTTAAACAGCTTTTCTTTCTCATCAAGAAAAAAACTTGTGATATccagcagcagatcagatctcagcaggaaactgaagtgaatCGAGCCAAAGAGGTTCTGGAAAAACTGCAACAAGAACTCAGtgagctgaaaagaaaagacGCTGAACTGGAGCAGCTCTCTCACACAGAGGATCACACCCAGTTTCTGCACATGTTCCCGCTGATCTCAAATCTCAGGGAATCTGCAATGGTACCTTCTGCTAAATCTTCTCCTCTGCTGGACTTCGAGGACGTGGTGGCTGCTCTCTCAGAGCTAAAAGATAAACTGCAGAACGTTCTTCAGGAAGGATGGCAAAAaggttcacagacagtgatgggTGTAGATGTCCTGCTGCCACCACCAGAGCCCCAAACCAGAGCTGAATTCTTACAGTTTTCCACCCAGCTGacactggatccaaacactGTAAACACGCGGCTGTTATTATCTGAAAGAAACAGAAGAGTGACATTTGTGAGTAAAAAACAGGTTTATCCTGCTCACTCTGAGAGGTTCATGAACAGGTCTCAGGTCCTGAGCAGAGAACGTCTGACTGGACGCcattactgggaggtggagtggagcgGGTTTGGTATTTATGTAGCAGTCGCATACAAAAGCATAAGCAGAGCAGGAGGTGAAAGTGAATTTGGAAACAACAGCAAATCTTGGGCATTAGCATGTTCATACAAATATGAATTCACTCATGACAAATACTACACATCTATCTCAGGCTGTCCATCTTCCAGAATTGGAGTGTtcctggatcacagagcaggaATTCTGTCGTTCTACAGcatctctgaaaccatgactctcctccacaggGAGCAGACTGCTTTCACTCAGCCTCTGTATGCCGGACTCAGGGCGTATCATTTCTTAGGTTCAGAGtcttctgctgtgttttgtggGGTTCAGCAGTCAGAAACTGCTCCACAATGA